The segment AAGGGCGTATTGCCCAGATGGAACATATGCAAATGATTTTCGGAAAAGTTCATCCCCAACTCCACCATCATATTTATATATGACAATTTCAACATTCTCAATAAAACCAAGGGGGTTGGAGAAAGCAAGACCTACAGCCTCAAGGGTACAGGGATAAGAAGGCGGTGTAACTCGCAAGCCGGTTACGTCCTCCTTGTAGTAACCGTCAATAGCGGTAGCATACAGATATTTTGTCAATGGGCTTAGACTGACAGCGTTATCTGGATAGACCCATGTTCCATCAGGTTGTTGAACCCTGAGATCCAAATCATTAACCAACCCGCCGGACGCGGCAACTGATCCTGGATAATCGGTCCATCCAAGAACAGCTTTGAAAGGTTTCTCGTTATTCTCCACTTTAAAAGAAAAAACCCGGGAATAAGTTGTGTCTGAAGGGGCAAAGTCCTCGATATCATGGTATTCAGTTTCATACTTGTCATCAGAATTGATAGAAGACTCTAAGTTCATTCTTCCCCAGCCCTGAACATTATCAGGTGCTCCGGAAACTTCCTGTGTAGAACCAGTCCCGTACTGACCGGGAACAAGTGACCCTGCCCCGTGGATAAGACTAGTTTTAACCAGAGCGGCACTTGGATCGGTAAAACCTTCCTCTTTGATCAAATACTCACGCAAAACGGCGGCAGTTCCGGCAACTAGCGGGGTTGCCATACTGGTTCCGCCCGACCAGTAATAATCTTCGTTGAAAAACCCCCATCCATTTCCCAACTGATTCGAGGAACGGGTTGAAAGGATATTTGTTCCCGGGGCAACAATTTCCGGTTTGTAGCGACCATCTATAGTCGGCCCACGACTTGAAAAAGCAGCTAAACCGTAAGGCTTATTAGAAATCAGATCAGAAGCTAAAGGCTCAGCATAAAAATTGAAGATATTCCAGCCTTGGGAACCATACCCCTCACTGCTGCCGATTCGATAGGATTCAGAAGCTCCGACAGTCAAACAATTTTTAGCTGTTCCCGGAGAATCAATACAATAAGAATCAATAACCCCATCCAAATCTTTGTCTTTACCGGCATTTCCTGCAGCAAAGAGAATTAAAAAATCTTTATTACTCCACATAAACTGATCAACGCTGACAGATAAACTGTCATAATTTCCCGGTCCGGAAGCCCCCCAGCTATTGCTGTGGATACGTGCTCCGGCATCATGTGCAGGGTCAAAAATATCAAACAGATCCGCAGGTATTCCGGGCAGATTTGCCCCTCCATCAGCCGGCCCCACAGTTTGAAAATAAAGCCGGGCCTTTGGTGCTGCCCCCGCATAACATGTACTCGGAAATGAATTAGCCAGAGGTGATGAACCTGATTTCATACCGTTGCCGAGAACAGTCCCTGCCACATGAGTTCCGTGACCGCTGTAGTCAATAATACTTGATCCTGGAAATACTACATTGCTGTTGATCCGGCTTCCGCCTTGACCATCGCTGAAATCCTCATGAATACTGGAGACCTCACCAGTATCAATCCCGCTGTCGCAAATAGCTACAATCTGACCTTCACCAAAAAGCTTACTACGGGAAACCGGCCATACTTTTTCCTGTTCTGAACGAGCTTCGATTATACCGAGGGCAATATTATTATCAGTGCGAAGCTCAGATGCCCTTTCAATCCATTTCACACCCTTTATATCTTTAAGCCCGTCTACATTTTTTATGGATATTTTAACATTAATCAGAATACG is part of the Maridesulfovibrio ferrireducens genome and harbors:
- a CDS encoding S8 family serine peptidase: MCSFKASATKPLLVFLTVIFFLCPCSVRGEDSDSSGPKLYFQNQQVDPLKESLSGTLLPSDKASPPSEKSDASSPATSFARTFKRLFSFSAPTDVVEYNYYVVQFIGPVQSSWKKSLAGFGAVFFDYIPQYAFIIKLGTAKVDDVKELEFVRWIGEYAADLKLSRDVYDITPDKLREQEAMLKVRVVAFPGEDMVLLGSKISSAGGTVLSSSSSEWRILINVKISIKNVDGLKDIKGVKWIERASELRTDNNIALGIIEARSEQEKVWPVSRSKLFGEGQIVAICDSGIDTGEVSSIHEDFSDGQGGSRINSNVVFPGSSIIDYSGHGTHVAGTVLGNGMKSGSSPLANSFPSTCYAGAAPKARLYFQTVGPADGGANLPGIPADLFDIFDPAHDAGARIHSNSWGASGPGNYDSLSVSVDQFMWSNKDFLILFAAGNAGKDKDLDGVIDSYCIDSPGTAKNCLTVGASESYRIGSSEGYGSQGWNIFNFYAEPLASDLISNKPYGLAAFSSRGPTIDGRYKPEIVAPGTNILSTRSSNQLGNGWGFFNEDYYWSGGTSMATPLVAGTAAVLREYLIKEEGFTDPSAALVKTSLIHGAGSLVPGQYGTGSTQEVSGAPDNVQGWGRMNLESSINSDDKYETEYHDIEDFAPSDTTYSRVFSFKVENNEKPFKAVLGWTDYPGSVAASGGLVNDLDLRVQQPDGTWVYPDNAVSLSPLTKYLYATAIDGYYKEDVTGLRVTPPSYPCTLEAVGLAFSNPLGFIENVEIVIYKYDGGVGDELFRKSFAYVPSGQYALPVGLTLTEGSVVVAVEKQNSSFGVGYQNLNPTTLGMVKVGGIWQEAAFTPVIGVNFRTQIAATNFDRLNNTVSVTVESPQAGTYKAEITANNIPFGPQPYALVMSGMVGDNPTEGEIELNTDQPGAPMSTFLSKAHSASSAVNVNTVYGTALESVYSDKSSFCVQTVADSVISIRYSVTGLPTVEAKELTLAKLFTNGTNKQFKYANLEDYTDGNWWLTDVLGKFVEPVQALNSTTAYYVVSVLKDNGSYDDNPDLGVIDDPQILGMSSPDTGGTGCTVGMDNEYGPILLMLIAILSLVLGRFSKLNSGEPFITVKFRK